The proteins below are encoded in one region of Aequorivita iocasae:
- a CDS encoding Crp/Fnr family transcriptional regulator, with the protein MIPENLLLNYSATLENINASEIILHEKRRADFYFQIKTGEVKMFNLNEQGKEFVQGIFYDGESFGEPPLLGDFKYPASASAVKQTQLYKLSKTKLFELLTENPEVNLKFTKALAKRLYYKATILKEISVHPPEHRILALIDFLKRKYGSDGLFQVELTRQQIADLTGQRVETVIRAIKQLEQDGEIKLIKHKVFR; encoded by the coding sequence ATGATTCCCGAAAATCTACTATTGAATTACAGCGCAACACTTGAAAACATTAATGCTTCGGAAATAATCCTTCACGAAAAGAGACGGGCCGATTTCTATTTTCAGATTAAGACCGGCGAGGTAAAAATGTTCAATCTTAACGAACAGGGAAAAGAATTTGTGCAGGGTATTTTTTATGATGGGGAAAGCTTCGGTGAACCACCATTGCTGGGTGATTTTAAATATCCGGCCTCCGCTTCTGCCGTAAAGCAAACACAGCTTTACAAATTAAGCAAAACAAAATTGTTTGAATTGCTTACCGAAAACCCCGAAGTCAACCTAAAATTTACCAAAGCGCTTGCAAAACGGCTTTATTACAAGGCTACCATTTTAAAGGAAATCTCAGTACATCCTCCCGAACATCGTATTTTAGCTCTAATAGATTTTTTAAAACGAAAATATGGCTCCGATGGACTTTTCCAAGTGGAATTGACCCGTCAACAAATTGCAGATTTAACAGGACAGCGGGTTGAAACTGTGATCCGTGCCATAAAACAGCTAGAGCAGGACGGCGAGATAAAATTGATAAAACACAAAGTGTTTCGTTGA
- a CDS encoding mechanosensitive ion channel domain-containing protein has product MNIQEHTLQLIESAVLILVLLFLRLMLKRTVRNFAKKIERLEHRTGLIMKHVDFAVFFLMVLGLILIWGVDFRNLGLVMSSVFAVIGIAFFAQWSILSNVTSGVIMFFTFPYKIGDYIKIHDKEMPCEGIIEDIKTFHIILHTKDNEIVTYPNSMMLQKGVSIVKAEAFHEQQHELDKNKEGLPHE; this is encoded by the coding sequence ATGAATATCCAAGAACACACCCTTCAACTTATAGAATCTGCCGTATTGATTCTGGTATTGCTATTTTTAAGGTTGATGCTCAAAAGAACCGTACGTAACTTTGCCAAAAAAATAGAACGGTTGGAGCACCGTACAGGTTTAATCATGAAACACGTGGACTTTGCTGTTTTCTTTCTGATGGTTTTGGGCCTCATCCTTATTTGGGGAGTGGATTTTAGAAATTTGGGACTGGTGATGTCGTCAGTTTTTGCGGTTATTGGAATTGCCTTTTTTGCGCAATGGTCAATACTCAGCAATGTTACAAGTGGTGTGATTATGTTTTTCACCTTTCCCTATAAAATTGGTGATTATATAAAAATACATGACAAAGAAATGCCCTGCGAAGGCATTATAGAAGACATTAAAACCTTTCACATTATTTTACACACAAAAGATAATGAAATAGTTACCTATCCTAACAGCATGATGCTCCAAAAAGGGGTAAGCATTGTAAAGGCCGAAGCGTTTCACGAACAGCAACATGAACTCGATAAAAATAAGGAAGGCCTTCCCCACGAATAA
- a CDS encoding KdsC family phosphatase, with amino-acid sequence MEKSYKEYLKHITTFIFDVDGVLTDGTIQVNTQGEMFRTMNIKDGYALKTAVEQGFNVCVISGGSNEGVRIRLQNLGVKDIFLGVHNKIKILEDYLNTNNLKPKNTLFMGDDLPDYEIMHKVGLPTCPQDAVQEIKAISKYVSHKKGGKGCVRDVIEQVLKVQEKWMPTKGVSAKYD; translated from the coding sequence ATGGAAAAAAGCTATAAAGAATATCTAAAACACATAACCACCTTCATTTTTGATGTGGACGGCGTCCTAACAGACGGTACAATTCAAGTGAACACACAAGGTGAAATGTTCCGGACCATGAACATTAAAGACGGCTACGCACTTAAAACGGCTGTCGAACAAGGTTTTAATGTCTGCGTTATCTCAGGTGGCTCCAATGAAGGCGTGCGCATTCGGCTTCAAAATCTGGGCGTGAAAGATATCTTTTTGGGAGTCCACAATAAAATCAAAATCTTAGAAGATTACTTAAACACCAACAACCTAAAGCCAAAAAACACTTTATTTATGGGCGATGATCTTCCCGATTATGAAATTATGCACAAGGTTGGCCTACCTACTTGTCCGCAGGATGCGGTTCAGGAAATCAAGGCAATATCCAAGTATGTTTCACACAAAAAAGGCGGCAAAGGCTGCGTTCGGGATGTTATTGAGCAAGTATTGAAAGTTCAGGAAAAGTGGATGCCTACAAAGGGTGTGAGCGCAAAATATGATTAA
- a CDS encoding Maf-like protein: MLREKLKNYNIILASGSPRRQAFFKELNLDYTIKVKEIKETYPNHLTSSQITDYLSQLKASVFTNLNENDILITSDTIVWKDEKALEKPKDFENAKAMLQNLSGEMHEVITSVCFTSKDFQITVNDVTKVWFKKLSDEEIDFYIKNYKPFDKAGSYGIQEWIGYIGIEKIEGCYFNVMGLPTRLVYKTLTQIANR; the protein is encoded by the coding sequence ATGCTTCGCGAAAAACTGAAAAACTACAACATAATTCTCGCTTCCGGTTCGCCCAGAAGGCAAGCTTTTTTCAAGGAATTGAATTTAGACTATACCATCAAGGTAAAAGAAATTAAGGAAACCTATCCCAATCATTTAACTAGCTCACAAATAACTGATTATCTTTCACAACTTAAAGCATCAGTTTTTACAAATTTGAACGAAAATGATATTCTCATTACCAGCGACACCATTGTTTGGAAAGACGAAAAAGCGCTTGAAAAACCAAAAGATTTTGAAAATGCAAAAGCTATGCTTCAAAATTTGAGCGGGGAAATGCACGAGGTCATTACTTCGGTATGTTTTACATCCAAAGATTTTCAGATTACCGTAAACGATGTCACAAAAGTTTGGTTCAAGAAGCTTTCCGATGAAGAAATTGATTTCTACATAAAAAACTACAAACCTTTTGATAAAGCGGGAAGCTATGGTATTCAGGAGTGGATAGGATACATTGGCATCGAAAAAATTGAAGGTTGCTATTTCAACGTTATGGGACTTCCCACGCGACTTGTTTATAAAACGTTAACCCAGATTGCCAACCGTTGA
- a CDS encoding Rossmann-like and DUF2520 domain-containing protein — translation MTKVVFLGFGNVNSHLLNALKNSSEVSVKQVFNRNYVKMISPFEKIPFTDEISKIADADVYIIGIPDDAISTFSESLLFQNKLVVHTSGGAALNVLSSKNRRGVFYPLQTFSKQREIDFEQIPICIEAENSNDLETLQKLGKTISKNVAEISSEKRAKLHLAAVFVNNFVNHLYEIGSEILNEDDLPFDLLKPLIAETASKIKTLSPEEAQTGPAKRNDKKTIEKHLHLLADSPYTKLYELFTEQLSQKYGKKL, via the coding sequence ATGACAAAGGTGGTTTTCTTAGGCTTCGGAAATGTGAACTCGCATTTACTCAATGCTTTAAAGAATAGTTCTGAAGTTTCTGTTAAACAGGTCTTTAACAGAAATTACGTCAAAATGATTTCGCCATTTGAAAAAATTCCGTTTACAGATGAAATATCAAAAATTGCCGATGCAGATGTTTATATAATCGGGATTCCCGATGACGCCATTTCAACATTTTCCGAATCACTTTTATTTCAAAATAAATTGGTAGTCCACACTTCGGGCGGCGCTGCACTGAACGTGCTTTCTTCAAAAAACCGACGGGGTGTCTTCTATCCGCTACAAACTTTTTCCAAGCAACGGGAAATTGATTTTGAACAGATTCCCATTTGCATAGAAGCTGAAAACTCCAACGATTTGGAAACGTTGCAAAAGTTGGGCAAAACCATTTCAAAAAATGTAGCTGAAATTTCTTCGGAAAAAAGAGCCAAGCTCCATCTTGCCGCGGTGTTTGTAAACAATTTCGTAAACCATTTATATGAAATAGGAAGTGAAATTTTAAACGAGGACGATTTGCCGTTTGATTTGCTGAAACCGCTAATTGCTGAAACCGCATCAAAAATTAAAACCCTTTCACCCGAAGAAGCGCAAACAGGGCCGGCAAAAAGAAACGACAAAAAAACTATTGAAAAACATTTACATTTGTTGGCTGACAGTCCTTACACAAAACTCTACGAACTATTTACAGAGCAATTAAGCCAGAAATATGGAAAAAAGCTATAA
- a CDS encoding group III truncated hemoglobin — translation MKKKIESREDVSLLVRTFYSKIRKDALLGPIFNGIITDWETHLELLTDFWETNLFFKRKYFGNPMHAHIEVDKKVGGAVNELHFGTWINLWHETIDELFEGDTANVAKNRARNMGTFIHLNIFNARKEDLKNGNS, via the coding sequence ATGAAAAAGAAAATAGAGTCCCGAGAAGATGTGTCTTTGCTGGTAAGAACGTTTTATTCAAAAATTAGAAAAGACGCACTTCTAGGGCCTATTTTTAATGGAATTATCACCGATTGGGAAACTCACTTAGAATTGCTGACCGATTTCTGGGAGACAAATCTTTTCTTTAAAAGAAAATACTTCGGAAACCCTATGCACGCTCATATTGAGGTAGATAAAAAAGTGGGTGGTGCCGTTAACGAACTGCACTTTGGGACGTGGATCAACCTTTGGCATGAAACCATTGATGAGCTTTTTGAAGGCGACACAGCCAATGTTGCTAAAAATCGTGCCCGAAACATGGGAACTTTCATACATCTGAATATTTTCAACGCCAGAAAAGAAGACTTAAAAAACGGCAATAGTTAA
- a CDS encoding geranylgeranylglycerol-phosphate geranylgeranyltransferase produces MEYLKLIRYQNLLFLALVQIFIKYGLFTSFGVETTLNNFGFSLLVMATLCIAAAGNIINDIYDVEIDKVNKPNKVLIGKKISERNSNRLFIILNIIGVAIGFYLSNVIGKPGFAALFIGISALLYLYASYLKGMLLIGNLLVSALVAMSLIIVALFDLLPIITPQNQAGQSAVFKILLHYALFAFSINFIREIVKDLQDINGDKKAGMNTLPIALGRKRTITIVFVLGVLITLGVVLYMYEHLYSQQILLLYFLFAIVAPLLYFCIKAWDANTPKEYGLLSKLLKFIMFLGICTIPLYRFITL; encoded by the coding sequence TTGGAATATTTAAAACTCATCCGTTATCAAAATCTGTTGTTTTTAGCCCTAGTGCAGATTTTTATTAAATATGGTCTTTTCACTTCCTTTGGTGTTGAAACGACACTAAACAATTTTGGGTTTTCATTATTGGTAATGGCTACACTCTGCATTGCAGCAGCCGGAAATATTATTAACGATATTTACGATGTTGAAATTGACAAGGTCAATAAACCCAATAAGGTTTTAATCGGAAAAAAGATTTCCGAGCGAAACTCCAACCGACTTTTTATAATATTAAACATTATAGGCGTTGCTATAGGTTTTTATCTTTCAAACGTTATTGGGAAACCAGGCTTTGCGGCACTTTTTATAGGTATTTCTGCACTTCTTTACCTCTATGCCTCATATTTGAAGGGAATGCTGCTTATTGGAAATCTCTTGGTTTCCGCCTTAGTTGCTATGAGTCTTATAATTGTGGCGCTTTTTGATTTGCTTCCAATTATAACCCCGCAAAACCAAGCTGGACAATCGGCTGTTTTTAAAATACTTTTGCATTATGCATTGTTTGCCTTTTCCATAAATTTTATTCGTGAAATTGTAAAGGACCTACAAGACATTAACGGCGACAAAAAAGCTGGAATGAATACATTGCCCATTGCGTTAGGACGAAAAAGAACCATTACGATTGTTTTTGTTTTGGGAGTCTTAATCACTTTGGGGGTCGTGCTTTATATGTACGAACATTTGTATAGCCAACAAATTTTGCTGCTTTACTTTCTCTTTGCCATTGTTGCCCCACTGCTCTATTTTTGTATAAAAGCTTGGGATGCGAATACGCCAAAGGAATACGGATTGCTTTCAAAACTCTTAAAATTTATCATGTTTTTGGGAATATGCACTATTCCGTTGTATCGATTTATAACTTTATAG
- a CDS encoding septum formation inhibitor Maf, whose product MNLFKFIPLFVILYVISGCNASEEKSDSQPISAKKETSKTATPRNISKEFKEYWYSGTAEITSYSLMQERYGEIREGSAVNIFVTEDFLPDAQVKANNVSEENISVMKLNQMKNFNTGIYPYSIMTSTFSPISEKEHPLKITNSVQEWCGQVYMQLNNRAEFEIESHSYFQGEADQEISLPKTYLENELWNLIRINPEELPTGDVMIIPSFEYLRLRHKEIKEHNAFASLKQGDSITIYTLNYPDLQRQLMLFFNSTFPYEIEKWEEINAADQNDTLRLKTTATKLKRIKSDYWKKNANAHLNLRDSLQLK is encoded by the coding sequence ATGAACCTTTTCAAATTCATCCCTCTTTTCGTTATTTTATACGTGATAAGCGGCTGCAATGCTTCCGAAGAAAAAAGTGATTCACAACCCATTTCAGCTAAAAAAGAAACCTCCAAAACCGCAACACCGCGTAACATTTCAAAAGAATTTAAAGAATATTGGTACAGCGGTACTGCAGAAATTACTTCGTATAGTCTAATGCAGGAGCGCTATGGCGAAATTCGTGAAGGAAGTGCAGTTAATATTTTTGTTACTGAAGATTTTCTGCCCGATGCACAGGTAAAGGCAAACAATGTTTCCGAAGAAAATATTTCTGTAATGAAATTGAACCAAATGAAGAATTTCAATACCGGCATCTATCCGTACTCAATAATGACGAGCACCTTCAGCCCAATTTCCGAAAAGGAACATCCGCTAAAAATCACGAACAGTGTACAAGAATGGTGCGGACAAGTGTATATGCAGCTTAACAACCGTGCAGAGTTTGAAATTGAAAGTCACTCCTATTTTCAAGGCGAAGCTGACCAAGAAATTTCTTTGCCAAAAACCTATTTGGAAAACGAGCTTTGGAACCTTATAAGAATTAACCCTGAAGAGTTGCCTACCGGCGATGTGATGATCATCCCTTCGTTTGAATATTTGAGGCTTAGGCACAAGGAAATTAAAGAGCATAATGCTTTCGCCAGTTTAAAACAAGGTGATTCCATAACCATTTATACCTTAAACTACCCTGATTTACAGCGGCAATTAATGCTCTTTTTCAACAGTACATTTCCTTATGAAATCGAAAAGTGGGAAGAAATTAACGCTGCAGACCAAAACGATACGCTGCGTTTAAAAACCACTGCCACAAAACTGAAAAGGATAAAAAGTGATTATTGGAAAAAAAATGCCAACGCACACTTAAACTTGCGGGATTCGCTGCAACTAAAATAA
- the ccsA gene encoding cytochrome c biogenesis protein CcsA encodes MQKKIASVLFSTRLTAVLFIVFAAAMAAGTFMDADSQSPPTAYTRELIYNAWWFEAIMLLFVINFVGNIFRYNLHKRKMWASLMLHLAFILIIIGAFVTRYIGFEGVMHIREGQTENTILSEQSYLDVFIDGDYVIDGVAQRRKLKPKALRLSEKLDNDFIIETDYNNQPVTIKFKEFIKGAVEGLTPSDNGEEYIKIVEAGDGERHDHWVKVGEVSSIHNILFAVNEPTDGAINITYSEDGNYTISSPFEGDYMIMADQSQGKVVADSVQPFNLRSLYRMGGISFVIPEPVTKGEFGVVKAAADQPSNQDALILKIASGDESKTIAMLGGKGTAPNPVETEIAGLKVYTSYGSKEIELPFSITLNDFIAEKYPGTEKGYSSFKSKVTVINEDKTHFDTDIFMNNVLDHEGYRFFQSGFDPDEGGTILSVNHDWWGTWITYIGYFFLYFGLMAILFSKHSRFGKLEEILKRIKQKKKSMITILVLLFSLSGIAQHHGSPAHKAVPKKQIDSLIKANAVSKEHAAKFGHLIIQDNGRMKPINTFANELLRKISRDENYEGLDANQVFISMAEFPRLWVEVPLIALKRGNDSIRHVAGVPEGQKDIALLDLFDEKGNYKLEPYLEAATRTNTPNQFQKDFIRAHENFSLLNAALSGSILKIFPIPDDEGNKWVSYPELGEANLKGMDSLYAKNILPLYFDSLKKARETGDYTQADEFLESITNFQKKYGEEVMPSENKLRAETIYNKADIFNRLYKYFAIFGILMMVFIIAQLFKDRKILRTLIKGSKIIMWIFFAVMTLGLALRWYISGHAPWSDAYESVVYVAWATIFFGLAFGRKSDLTVAATAFAGAIILWVAHENWLDPSISTLQPVLDSYWLMIHVAVIVMSYGPFTLGMILAAVSLFLMIFTTKGNYKKMEINISELTVITEMALTVGLVLLTIGNFLGGQWANESWGRYWGWDPKETWALISIMIYAFVIHARLVPGLRGRWTFNVLAMFAYASIMMTYFGVNFYLSGLHSYASGDAPATPTFVWWITLFAAILSTVAYFRYRKFYGKKKKRLK; translated from the coding sequence ATGCAAAAAAAGATTGCTTCCGTTCTTTTCTCTACCCGTTTAACAGCCGTTTTATTTATCGTTTTTGCAGCAGCTATGGCCGCTGGAACCTTTATGGACGCCGACTCCCAAAGCCCGCCAACGGCCTATACACGTGAACTTATATACAATGCTTGGTGGTTTGAGGCAATAATGTTGCTTTTTGTAATCAACTTTGTGGGGAATATTTTTCGCTATAATCTTCACAAGCGAAAAATGTGGGCTTCGTTAATGCTCCATTTGGCTTTCATTTTAATAATTATTGGTGCTTTCGTTACGCGCTATATTGGTTTTGAAGGAGTAATGCACATTCGAGAAGGGCAAACGGAAAACACTATACTTTCTGAACAATCATATTTGGATGTTTTTATCGATGGTGACTATGTGATTGATGGAGTGGCGCAACGTAGAAAATTAAAACCAAAAGCATTACGACTTTCTGAAAAACTGGACAACGATTTCATCATAGAAACCGATTACAATAACCAACCGGTAACCATCAAATTTAAAGAATTTATAAAAGGTGCCGTAGAGGGTCTTACGCCCAGTGACAATGGGGAAGAATATATAAAGATAGTGGAAGCGGGTGATGGCGAGCGTCATGACCATTGGGTGAAAGTAGGAGAAGTTTCAAGCATCCACAACATTCTATTTGCAGTTAACGAGCCTACGGATGGGGCAATTAACATCACCTATTCCGAAGATGGCAATTATACTATTTCCAGCCCTTTTGAAGGTGATTATATGATAATGGCAGATCAATCTCAAGGAAAAGTGGTTGCAGACAGCGTACAGCCCTTTAACCTTCGCTCTCTTTACCGTATGGGCGGCATTTCATTTGTAATTCCTGAGCCTGTCACCAAAGGAGAGTTTGGTGTTGTTAAGGCAGCCGCAGATCAACCCAGCAATCAAGACGCACTTATCCTTAAAATAGCTTCTGGCGATGAATCAAAAACCATTGCAATGCTCGGCGGCAAGGGAACAGCTCCCAATCCTGTTGAAACTGAAATCGCAGGGTTAAAGGTTTATACCAGTTATGGCTCAAAGGAAATTGAGCTTCCATTTAGCATAACCTTAAACGATTTTATTGCCGAAAAATATCCCGGTACCGAAAAAGGATATTCTTCCTTCAAAAGTAAAGTCACCGTCATTAATGAGGACAAGACCCATTTTGATACAGATATTTTTATGAATAATGTGCTCGACCACGAAGGCTACCGTTTTTTCCAGTCTGGTTTTGATCCAGACGAAGGCGGAACCATTCTCTCGGTAAACCATGATTGGTGGGGAACTTGGATTACCTATATCGGTTATTTTTTCCTTTATTTCGGCTTGATGGCCATTCTGTTCAGTAAGCATAGCCGTTTTGGAAAATTGGAAGAGATTTTAAAAAGAATAAAGCAGAAAAAGAAAAGTATGATCACTATTTTGGTGCTGCTTTTTTCGCTTTCTGGAATTGCACAGCACCACGGCTCCCCAGCCCATAAAGCAGTGCCAAAGAAGCAAATTGACTCATTGATAAAAGCAAATGCGGTGAGTAAGGAGCATGCGGCAAAATTTGGCCATTTAATAATTCAGGATAACGGGCGGATGAAACCCATCAATACTTTTGCAAATGAGCTTTTGCGAAAGATTAGTAGAGATGAAAATTATGAAGGCTTGGATGCTAACCAGGTTTTCATCTCTATGGCGGAGTTTCCAAGACTTTGGGTAGAAGTGCCGCTGATTGCTTTAAAAAGAGGCAATGACAGTATTCGCCACGTAGCCGGTGTTCCCGAAGGCCAAAAGGATATTGCCCTGCTTGACCTTTTTGATGAAAAAGGAAATTATAAGCTGGAGCCTTATTTGGAAGCTGCAACACGTACCAATACACCCAATCAATTTCAAAAGGATTTTATACGCGCCCACGAAAACTTTTCACTTTTGAATGCCGCCCTTAGCGGAAGTATTCTGAAAATCTTTCCCATTCCAGATGATGAAGGCAATAAATGGGTTTCCTATCCCGAATTGGGAGAGGCCAATCTTAAGGGAATGGATTCGCTTTACGCCAAAAATATTTTGCCGCTATATTTCGACAGCTTGAAAAAGGCAAGGGAAACTGGCGATTATACGCAGGCGGATGAATTTTTGGAAAGTATAACCAATTTCCAGAAAAAATATGGCGAAGAAGTAATGCCTTCAGAAAACAAACTCCGTGCGGAAACTATTTATAACAAAGCAGATATTTTCAACAGGCTTTATAAGTATTTTGCCATTTTCGGAATCTTGATGATGGTTTTTATTATTGCACAACTTTTCAAGGATCGAAAAATACTTCGCACCCTCATCAAAGGTTCAAAAATAATAATGTGGATTTTCTTTGCTGTGATGACATTAGGTTTGGCATTGCGCTGGTATATAAGTGGTCATGCCCCTTGGAGTGATGCGTATGAATCTGTAGTCTATGTGGCTTGGGCTACCATTTTCTTTGGATTGGCTTTCGGAAGAAAGAGTGATTTAACTGTAGCAGCCACGGCTTTTGCAGGAGCAATCATACTTTGGGTTGCTCACGAGAACTGGTTGGATCCATCAATTTCTACTTTACAGCCGGTCTTGGACAGTTATTGGCTAATGATTCACGTGGCAGTGATTGTTATGAGCTACGGACCTTTTACGTTGGGTATGATCTTAGCGGCGGTATCATTGTTTCTTATGATTTTTACCACAAAGGGCAATTACAAAAAGATGGAAATCAACATCAGCGAATTAACCGTTATCACTGAAATGGCGCTGACGGTTGGCTTGGTTTTACTCACTATTGGGAACTTTTTGGGGGGCCAATGGGCCAATGAAAGTTGGGGGCGCTATTGGGGCTGGGACCCGAAGGAAACTTGGGCCCTTATAAGCATTATGATTTATGCATTTGTAATCCACGCACGTTTGGTTCCCGGACTTCGCGGCCGATGGACGTTCAATGTTTTGGCAATGTTTGCCTACGCCTCAATTATGATGACTTATTTTGGAGTGAATTTTTATCTAAGTGGTTTACATTCCTATGCAAGTGGCGATGCGCCAGCAACACCCACTTTTGTTTGGTGGATCACACTATTTGCAGCCATTTTAAGTACGGTTGCCTATTTTAGGTATAGGAAATTTTATGGCAAGAAGAAGAAAAGGTTGAAGTAA